The Desulfoscipio gibsoniae DSM 7213 genome contains a region encoding:
- a CDS encoding TetR/AcrR family transcriptional regulator yields the protein MDRRIQKTRESIFSAFSSLLAHKRYSKITVQDIIDEANIGRSTFYSHFETKDDLLKALCSDIFDHIFSEDLISESTHDFSCASNDLKAKITHILYHLRDSKRDIKGILSCESGELFLSVIKTYLEQLFTGFITNDGLDEIPKEYVVNHMAGSFVETVKWWMQNDMAQSPEELTRFFFTVISSTYQESG from the coding sequence ATGGATAGAAGAATACAAAAAACGAGGGAATCAATCTTTAGTGCTTTCAGTTCACTTTTGGCACATAAGCGATATTCTAAAATTACGGTGCAGGATATCATTGATGAAGCCAATATTGGCCGAAGCACCTTTTATTCCCACTTTGAAACCAAAGACGATTTATTGAAGGCATTATGCAGTGATATATTTGACCACATCTTCTCCGAAGACCTGATTTCTGAGAGCACTCATGATTTTTCCTGTGCCAGTAACGACCTGAAAGCTAAAATCACGCACATTTTATATCACTTAAGAGATAGCAAAAGGGATATTAAAGGAATTCTCTCGTGTGAAAGTGGAGAGTTGTTTTTAAGCGTAATCAAAACGTATTTGGAACAGTTGTTTACTGGATTTATCACAAACGATGGTTTGGATGAAATCCCTAAAGAGTATGTTGTTAATCATATGGCTGGTAGTTTCGTTGAAACCGTAAAATGGTGGATGCAAAATGATATGGCACAGTCTCCGGAAGAATTAACCAGGTTCTTTTTCACTGTTATTTCATCGACATATCAAGAAAGTGGATAG
- a CDS encoding heavy metal translocating P-type ATPase, whose translation MEKSMDFLTGVKMTIVSGVFLTASLILMLTGTELPVDPAWITVVISGLPLLYLAITRLVFQKWISSALLISMAMVASIAIGELFAAGEVAFIMAIGAILEDMTIARAKKGISKLISLVPQQGRKLIQTADGVREKVVPVEQISKDDMLRVLPGETIPVDGIIIYGNTSIDQSIMTGESLPVDKKENDSVFCGTMNCYGSIDIRATQVGKDSSLQKMIDMVKEAENKKAPMQKIVDIWATWLVPIALLIAIVAYIITNDIVRAVTVLVVFCPCALALATPTSIMAAIGQATKHGVLIKSGEALERMGNIDCIAFDKTGTLTYGNLKVSDIIPLDVTISNVELLSKAASVEKRSEHPLGKSIVRYAEDNGLVISEVEDFQMIPGKGVTATLFSKTVICGNALYIKENSIAETDKMQNILANLRNQGKASIIVAEKGKAIGIIALSDIIRPTAKNVVAKLGAMDTDVVLLTGDNHLTAKYIAEQVGIKNIRTDLLPEQKVSSIEDLQKENKIVCMIGDGVNDAPALKMANVSVAMGSMGSDIAIEAADIALMSDDIDKIPYLKRLSNSTLRTIKFNITASMGINAIAIVLSVLGLLNPITGALVHNAGSVLVVLNAALLYDRNFNQ comes from the coding sequence ATGGAGAAATCTATGGACTTTCTGACCGGAGTAAAGATGACCATAGTTTCCGGTGTTTTCTTAACCGCTAGTTTAATTTTAATGCTAACCGGAACGGAACTGCCTGTTGACCCAGCTTGGATTACAGTTGTGATTTCCGGCTTACCTCTTTTATACCTTGCAATTACAAGATTGGTTTTTCAGAAATGGATTTCATCCGCCCTGCTAATTTCTATGGCTATGGTTGCTTCAATCGCAATTGGCGAACTCTTTGCAGCAGGCGAAGTTGCTTTTATTATGGCGATTGGTGCTATTCTTGAAGACATGACCATTGCTCGTGCCAAAAAAGGTATCAGTAAACTGATTTCACTTGTACCACAGCAAGGCAGAAAATTGATTCAGACTGCTGACGGTGTTCGTGAAAAGGTTGTCCCCGTTGAACAGATATCAAAAGATGATATGCTTCGTGTTCTTCCAGGTGAAACGATTCCTGTTGACGGCATCATTATCTATGGTAATACCTCTATTGATCAATCAATTATGACTGGTGAATCTCTGCCTGTAGATAAAAAAGAAAACGACAGCGTTTTCTGCGGAACGATGAATTGCTATGGATCGATTGACATCCGTGCTACCCAAGTAGGTAAGGATTCATCTTTGCAAAAAATGATTGATATGGTTAAGGAAGCAGAAAATAAGAAAGCGCCTATGCAAAAAATCGTTGATATATGGGCAACATGGCTTGTACCTATTGCTCTTCTAATTGCAATAGTTGCATATATCATTACAAATGACATTGTCAGAGCAGTCACTGTTTTGGTCGTGTTCTGCCCCTGCGCATTGGCTCTTGCAACACCAACCTCGATTATGGCAGCCATCGGTCAGGCTACTAAACATGGCGTATTGATTAAGTCCGGTGAAGCATTAGAACGTATGGGAAATATAGACTGTATTGCCTTTGATAAAACAGGTACTCTTACCTATGGAAATCTGAAAGTATCGGATATTATTCCTCTGGATGTAACTATTAGTAATGTTGAATTACTCTCAAAGGCTGCATCCGTTGAAAAACGATCTGAACACCCTCTTGGAAAATCAATCGTCCGGTATGCTGAAGATAATGGATTAGTTATTTCCGAAGTTGAAGATTTTCAGATGATACCTGGAAAAGGCGTGACGGCAACACTGTTCAGCAAAACAGTGATTTGCGGTAATGCTCTCTATATAAAGGAAAACTCGATTGCCGAAACCGATAAAATGCAGAATATCTTAGCTAATTTAAGAAATCAAGGCAAGGCATCTATCATCGTGGCTGAAAAGGGTAAAGCAATCGGAATCATAGCTCTTTCTGATATCATTCGCCCAACTGCAAAAAATGTTGTTGCGAAACTTGGTGCTATGGATACCGATGTTGTTCTCCTTACAGGTGACAATCATCTGACAGCGAAATATATAGCAGAGCAGGTTGGTATCAAGAATATCCGTACAGATCTGCTTCCGGAACAAAAGGTTTCAAGCATTGAGGATTTACAGAAGGAAAATAAAATAGTCTGCATGATCGGCGATGGCGTGAATGACGCTCCTGCTTTAAAAATGGCGAATGTCAGTGTTGCAATGGGCAGTATGGGAAGCGATATTGCCATAGAAGCCGCCGACATCGCCTTGATGAGTGACGACATAGATAAAATACCGTATCTTAAACGATTGTCAAACTCCACTCTCCGTACAATCAAATTCAACATAACCGCATCCATGGGTATCAATGCCATAGCCATTGTTCTTTCGGTTTTGGGTCTCCTGAACCCCATTACAGGCGCTTTGGTGCATAATGCCGGATCGGTGTTGGTAGTTTTAAATGCAGCTCTTCTTTACGATAGAAATTTTAATCAATAA
- a CDS encoding sulfurtransferase TusA family protein, protein MSTTVDARGLLCPEPVLLTKKAIDQLPGGSVEVIVDNPAAKENVTRLCENKGWNVMVKQQGLDYVLKFSK, encoded by the coding sequence TTGAGCACAACAGTTGATGCTAGGGGGTTGCTTTGTCCTGAGCCCGTTTTACTTACTAAAAAAGCAATTGATCAATTACCAGGTGGTTCTGTAGAGGTTATTGTAGATAATCCGGCTGCCAAAGAAAACGTAACAAGATTATGTGAAAACAAAGGGTGGAATGTTATGGTAAAACAACAAGGATTAGATTATGTACTTAAATTTTCTAAATAA
- a CDS encoding Lrp/AsnC family transcriptional regulator, which translates to MLDNTDKRILAELSRNSRITMKELGEKVHLTGQAVSSRVSKLEDNGIIEGYTIKVNQAKLGYSVHVMINIYTKSDYHQPYLSFISSQEQYIMHNYKISGDGCYLLECKFPSNELLDKFLIDLNKYVNYKLTIIINETTKIRENKSFLAEL; encoded by the coding sequence ATGTTGGATAATACGGATAAGCGTATTTTAGCCGAATTATCCCGGAACAGCCGTATCACTATGAAAGAGTTGGGAGAGAAGGTGCATTTGACAGGGCAGGCGGTCTCGTCCAGAGTTTCCAAATTAGAGGATAACGGCATTATTGAGGGGTATACTATTAAAGTTAATCAAGCCAAATTGGGGTACTCTGTTCATGTAATGATAAATATCTATACGAAAAGTGATTACCATCAACCTTATCTGTCATTCATAAGCTCACAAGAACAATATATAATGCATAATTATAAAATCAGCGGGGATGGCTGTTATCTTCTCGAATGTAAATTTCCGTCCAACGAGCTGTTAGATAAATTCTTGATAGACTTAAATAAGTATGTAAATTATAAATTAACTATTATTATTAATGAAACAACCAAAATCAGAGAAAATAAATCCTTCTTGGCGGAATTATAA
- a CDS encoding DUF3231 family protein: MVQIFNFHIGRADKAEPSVLSAGEAYILWNNILTRYDNIEKTQFYLNLIHDPDFKYFAAKGLKDTLERQVVELEKLMEKYKLPLPYRPPQSISLQVDSEVLNDRYMFRDIMSGIENLMTILTHTVRTYVTNDVLRGLAIKNLHTEIEIYDDMCKFGKLKGWLVPPPMK, from the coding sequence GTGGTTCAGATATTTAATTTTCATATTGGAAGAGCAGATAAAGCAGAACCGTCTGTTTTGAGTGCTGGAGAAGCATATATACTATGGAATAACATTCTTACCAGGTATGACAATATAGAAAAAACACAATTTTATCTAAATTTAATCCATGACCCTGATTTTAAATATTTTGCTGCAAAAGGATTGAAAGATACTTTGGAACGTCAAGTTGTTGAGTTGGAAAAGCTTATGGAAAAATATAAATTACCTCTTCCTTACCGTCCTCCCCAAAGCATTTCTTTGCAAGTTGATTCTGAAGTTTTAAATGATAGATATATGTTTAGAGATATTATGTCAGGTATTGAAAACTTGATGACAATATTAACTCATACTGTTCGTACATATGTAACTAATGATGTTTTGCGTGGTTTAGCAATAAAGAATCTTCATACAGAGATAGAGATATATGATGACATGTGCAAATTTGGCAAGCTAAAAGGTTGGTTAGTGCCTCCGCCTATGAAGTAA
- the yedE gene encoding YedE family putative selenium transporter produces the protein MVTGGVIGLLAVLLVKYGNLANMGYCIACFLRDISGGLGFHRAAPVQYIRPEILGMVIGAFGAALLTKEYRSVGGSSPFLRFFLAFVGMIGMLIFLGCPVRAVLRLAGGDLNAIVGIVGLVAGIGMGIYFLNRGFSLGRANVQHNLNGQVFPLVTLAITLLVLFGTQVFFVSQEGPGSMHAPVLLALGAGIIVGILAQRSRFCMIGGIRDFILFKDMHLLIGFLAMLIIAFAGNLFTGMFNPGFAGQTVAHNDGVWNFLGIALAATAVTLLGGCPLRQLIAASEGNTDCVITILGLIAGAAFAHNFGLATSPNGVPVAGQWAVVFSLILVLGLGYLGSKQFSISGGVNIEHNS, from the coding sequence ATTGTAACTGGGGGAGTTATTGGTCTATTAGCAGTATTACTTGTCAAGTACGGGAACCTAGCTAATATGGGTTACTGTATTGCTTGTTTTTTACGAGATATCAGTGGAGGATTGGGTTTTCATAGAGCAGCACCCGTCCAGTACATACGCCCCGAAATTTTAGGTATGGTCATTGGTGCTTTTGGAGCAGCTTTGCTTACAAAGGAATACAGATCAGTAGGTGGGTCCAGCCCTTTTTTAAGGTTTTTTCTGGCCTTTGTGGGCATGATTGGTATGCTTATTTTCCTGGGCTGCCCAGTTCGTGCGGTATTAAGATTGGCTGGCGGTGACCTAAATGCAATTGTCGGGATTGTGGGTTTAGTAGCTGGTATAGGCATGGGAATTTACTTTTTGAACCGAGGCTTTTCTTTGGGCAGGGCAAACGTGCAGCATAATTTAAACGGTCAGGTATTTCCTCTGGTAACCCTGGCAATAACCTTATTAGTGCTATTCGGGACACAAGTGTTTTTTGTAAGCCAAGAGGGGCCTGGCTCAATGCATGCTCCGGTATTATTGGCCCTTGGAGCCGGTATTATCGTAGGTATTTTGGCCCAGCGGTCGCGGTTTTGTATGATTGGAGGCATCAGAGACTTTATTTTATTTAAAGATATGCATTTGCTAATTGGTTTCTTAGCCATGCTTATTATTGCTTTTGCGGGAAATTTATTTACCGGGATGTTTAACCCCGGCTTTGCAGGCCAGACGGTAGCACATAATGATGGGGTTTGGAATTTTTTAGGCATAGCCCTAGCCGCTACAGCAGTAACGCTGCTCGGCGGGTGTCCGTTAAGGCAGTTGATAGCTGCCAGTGAAGGCAACACGGACTGCGTTATTACTATTTTGGGTTTAATAGCAGGCGCAGCTTTCGCCCATAATTTCGGCCTTGCAACAAGCCCGAATGGGGTGCCTGTGGCGGGCCAGTGGGCTGTAGTATTTAGCTTGATTCTGGTTTTAGGACTTGGCTATTTGGGCAGCAAACAATTTTCTATTTCCGGGGGTGTAAATATTGAGCACAACAGTTGA
- a CDS encoding MBL fold metallo-hydrolase, producing the protein MNKKEEGVVIMNFQQIRNATVTITYAGKKFLIDPWLQEKGAFPPVPAESQERNPTVALPMSIDEIIKNVDAVIVTHIHPDHFDEVAAKVIPKDTKMFAQNKEEAEAFKGFGFKDVEILKESGTLFGDIKLTKTNGIHAGDEEIVRYFTQFNVTCNASGVVFSNRNEKTVYIAGDTIWCDAVKEAIDTHKPDIIILNAGGAQFVTGGHLIMNANDVYEVYKAAPQAKIIASHMEAVNHARVTRRALKQFVEEKGMSSNVLIPVDGEAYTF; encoded by the coding sequence TTGAATAAAAAAGAAGAAGGAGTTGTTATTATGAACTTTCAACAAATCAGAAACGCAACTGTAACTATCACATATGCTGGAAAAAAATTTTTAATTGATCCATGGTTACAAGAGAAGGGCGCTTTTCCGCCTGTTCCAGCGGAATCTCAGGAACGCAATCCGACAGTCGCTTTGCCGATGTCAATTGATGAAATCATCAAAAATGTAGATGCTGTAATTGTCACACATATTCATCCAGATCATTTTGATGAGGTTGCCGCCAAGGTAATACCGAAAGACACGAAAATGTTTGCACAAAATAAAGAAGAAGCAGAAGCTTTCAAAGGCTTTGGCTTTAAGGATGTCGAGATTTTAAAAGAGAGCGGTACATTATTTGGAGATATTAAGTTAACAAAAACAAATGGTATACACGCAGGAGATGAAGAAATTGTGCGTTATTTTACACAATTTAACGTTACATGTAATGCTAGCGGCGTCGTCTTCAGTAATCGAAATGAAAAAACCGTATATATCGCAGGAGATACCATTTGGTGTGATGCTGTCAAAGAAGCAATCGATACGCATAAACCGGACATAATTATTTTAAACGCTGGTGGCGCCCAGTTCGTGACGGGCGGCCATTTAATCATGAATGCAAATGATGTTTATGAGGTATATAAAGCTGCCCCTCAAGCAAAAATTATTGCCAGCCATATGGAAGCTGTTAACCACGCAAGGGTGACAAGAAGAGCGTTAAAGCAATTCGTCGAAGAAAAGGGAATGTCTTCTAACGTATTAATACCGGTTGATGGAGAAGCATACACATTTTAA
- a CDS encoding NAD(P)-dependent alcohol dehydrogenase encodes MEIRAAVTSSKGEDFHIETIQLDEPKRGEVLIRIVACGICHTDMVARDQEYPVPLPAVLGHEGAGVVEKVGEGVSYVQPGDHVVLGYAYCGKCRSCLSGHPFVCERFFELNFCGIMEDGTKRHHRLEQELSNFFGQSSFATYAIANERNVFKVDKDVDLALLGPLGCGIQTGAGAVLNRLKPEAGSSIAVFGAGAVGLSAIMAANAIGCGIIVAVDVHDHRLELAKELGATHVVNAIKVNPVEEIKNITGGGVNYAAETAGRPGILRQAVDSLTFFGKVVQIGAPPLGTDEKIDTNDLLLFNKTITGVVEGDSIQRIFIPQLINLYKQGRFPFDKLVKFYKFEDINQAVKDSHTGKTIKPIIKME; translated from the coding sequence ATGGAAATTAGGGCTGCTGTTACAAGCTCAAAAGGTGAAGACTTTCACATCGAAACTATTCAACTGGATGAGCCCAAAAGAGGAGAAGTACTTATCCGTATCGTAGCTTGTGGTATCTGTCATACAGACATGGTAGCACGAGATCAGGAATACCCAGTGCCACTGCCGGCAGTATTAGGCCATGAAGGAGCCGGTGTTGTCGAGAAGGTAGGAGAAGGCGTCTCCTATGTGCAACCGGGAGATCATGTCGTTCTCGGGTATGCATATTGTGGAAAATGTCGTTCTTGTTTGAGCGGTCATCCATTTGTTTGCGAAAGATTTTTTGAGTTAAATTTTTGCGGAATTATGGAAGACGGAACAAAGCGTCACCACCGCCTCGAGCAAGAACTATCGAACTTTTTTGGTCAATCGTCTTTCGCAACCTATGCTATCGCTAATGAGCGCAATGTGTTCAAGGTTGATAAAGATGTGGACCTGGCGTTACTCGGACCGCTTGGATGCGGTATCCAAACGGGTGCCGGTGCCGTACTAAATCGACTAAAGCCGGAAGCCGGGTCAAGCATTGCCGTATTCGGTGCCGGAGCCGTTGGGTTGAGCGCCATTATGGCGGCAAATGCAATTGGCTGTGGAATCATTGTCGCTGTAGATGTGCATGATCACCGGCTTGAGTTAGCTAAGGAATTAGGAGCTACGCATGTAGTAAATGCCATAAAGGTTAACCCTGTGGAAGAAATCAAAAACATTACCGGCGGCGGTGTAAATTATGCTGCTGAAACAGCAGGCCGTCCGGGAATTTTGCGGCAGGCTGTCGATTCGCTCACGTTCTTTGGGAAAGTGGTGCAGATCGGTGCTCCGCCGCTTGGAACTGATGAAAAAATTGATACCAATGATTTGCTGCTATTTAACAAAACAATCACTGGTGTAGTAGAGGGTGACAGTATTCAGCGCATCTTTATTCCGCAGCTTATTAACCTGTACAAGCAAGGAAGATTTCCCTTTGATAAGCTCGTGAAATTCTATAAATTTGAAGATATCAATCAAGCCGTGAAAGACTCCCATACTGGCAAAACAATCAAGCCGATTATTAAAATGGAGTAG